The Triticum aestivum cultivar Chinese Spring chromosome 7B, IWGSC CS RefSeq v2.1, whole genome shotgun sequence genome window below encodes:
- the LOC123161738 gene encoding uncharacterized protein, giving the protein MNTVLTMSGIDDEEPHSEVHQFMNRPVAMSAMDVKEPPSVVSIDPSRSVNIVDEDDNWVIVKKQRITILIPPLSPAAASPQVGTLKLSSRQVSLPRMSRRNCNAATKKHPKHFSTKKSLEGLGVGINIKKARTCSSEKIVHQDDAKMKGESSRSAAAPVVRSEWTKHADHGVEGLSHQATEKATSPLGNMYDPGLPVISSNVTNKVLRARLLQRRVARFGGLRNWLLTCGLGWFVKILDSEGIGMYQMVSLTMNQLKEMGLIAVGPRRKLIHAIDCLCKPGQFEMFS; this is encoded by the coding sequence ATGAACACAGTGCTAACCATGTCTGGTATCGATGATGAGGAGCCACATTCAGAGGTTCATCAGTTTATGAACAGACCAGTAGCTATGTCAGCTATGGATGTTAAGGAACCACCTTCAGTGGTTTCCATTGATCCATCACGGTCAGTGAATATAGTTGATGAGGACGATAATTGGGTTATAGTCAAGAAACAGCGGATCACCATATTGATCCCTCCACTATCACCTGCGGCTGCAAGCCCTCAAGTTGGCACACTCAAGTTAAGTTCTAGACAAGTTAGCCTACCAAGAATGAGCAGGAGAAACTGCAATGCTGCCACAAAGAAGCATCCAAAACATTTTTCTACGAAGAAATCTTTGGAGGGCCTTGGCGTCGGCATCAATATCAAGAAAGCTCGAACTTGCTCTTCTGAAAAAATTGTTCAtcaagatgatgcaaagatgaagGGAGAATCGTCACGAAGTGCTGCTGCCCCTGTTGTAAGGTCTGAATGGACTAAACATGCAGATCATGGTGTTGAAGGATTGTCCCATCAAGCCACAGAGAAAGCAACAAGTCCACTCGGAAACATGTATGATCCTGGGCTGCCAGTTATTTCTTCAAATGTCACAAATAAGGTACTGCGAGCACGACTTCTTCAGAGACGTGTTGCTCGGTTTGGTGGGCTGAGGAATTGGCTTTTGACTTGCGGTCTTGGATGGTTTGTCAAAATATTGGACAGTGAAGGTATTGGGATGTATCAGATGGTCTCCCTTACAATGAACCAACTGAAAGAGATGGGCCTTATTGCCGTAGGACCCCGGAGAAAATTAATCCATGCTATTGACTGTCTCTGCAAGCCCGGTCAGTTTGAGATGTTTTCTTGA